Proteins co-encoded in one Pseudomonas fluorescens genomic window:
- the pgaB gene encoding poly-beta-1,6-N-acetyl-D-glucosamine N-deacetylase PgaB yields MPLISRFILLLGVLLVSACAQQAPAFAPPSERPLAANEKPWPKNHVLGIAYHDVEDRDPDQAVVAVRTERMIEQLAWLRENNYKPVTVDQIMAARKGGPELPPKAILLSFDDGYASFYTRVMPVLRAYNWHALLAPVGVWIDTPLNQPVDFAGAMRPRSDFLTWDQVREISQSGLVEIAAHTDASHKGILANPQGNMQPAAATRRYDPVTRRYESEAQFQARIRTDVATISEKIRKATGKKPRIWVWPYGTADGTSLTVVSEQGYEMALTLDDGLDALDNLMSSPRFLVASDPDGEHFANSIVAVQSDFAMRVVHVDLDNVYDPDPAQQEVNLGKLIQRMSDMGANTVFLQAFADPQGDGLVHSLYFPNRHLPMRADLFDRVAWQLRTRAHVKVFAWMPVLSFALDSTLPRVTRWDPKTGTTAVDPDQYKRLSPFDPEVRRIIGEIYEDVARLTSVDGILYHDDAVLSDFEDASPEALKAYAAHGLPGSIAALRDDPAAMQRWTRFKSRYLIDFTNELTAKVRAIRGPQVLTARNIFAEPILNPGSEAWFAQNLDDFLVSYDWTAPMAMPLMEKQTPAQSGPWLEELVAKIKQRPGALDRTVFELQARDWTKKDQADIDGAQLADWMGRLKRQGATSFGYYPDNFLENLPDLKTVRPALSNKWNP; encoded by the coding sequence ATGCCTTTGATTTCGCGTTTCATCCTTCTGCTGGGAGTGCTGCTGGTCAGCGCCTGCGCCCAGCAAGCCCCGGCCTTCGCGCCGCCGTCCGAGCGTCCGCTGGCGGCCAATGAAAAGCCCTGGCCGAAAAACCACGTGCTGGGCATTGCCTACCACGACGTCGAAGACCGTGATCCCGATCAGGCCGTAGTGGCCGTGCGCACCGAGCGCATGATCGAGCAGCTGGCCTGGCTGCGGGAAAACAACTACAAGCCGGTGACGGTCGATCAGATCATGGCCGCGCGCAAGGGCGGGCCGGAACTGCCGCCCAAAGCGATCCTGCTCAGCTTCGACGACGGCTACGCGAGTTTCTACACCCGTGTGATGCCGGTGCTGCGCGCCTACAACTGGCATGCGCTGCTGGCGCCGGTCGGGGTCTGGATCGATACACCGCTGAATCAACCGGTGGATTTTGCCGGCGCCATGCGCCCGCGTTCCGACTTTCTGACCTGGGATCAGGTGCGAGAAATTTCGCAATCGGGCCTGGTGGAAATCGCCGCCCACACCGATGCCAGCCACAAAGGCATCCTCGCCAACCCGCAAGGCAACATGCAGCCGGCCGCCGCAACCCGTCGCTACGATCCGGTGACCAGGCGCTACGAATCCGAAGCGCAATTCCAGGCACGGATTCGCACTGACGTGGCCACCATCTCAGAGAAAATCCGCAAGGCCACCGGTAAAAAACCACGAATCTGGGTCTGGCCCTACGGGACGGCGGACGGTACTTCGCTGACCGTTGTCAGCGAGCAGGGCTACGAAATGGCCCTGACCCTCGACGACGGTCTCGATGCCCTCGACAACCTGATGAGCAGCCCACGTTTTCTCGTGGCCTCGGACCCGGATGGCGAGCATTTCGCCAACAGCATCGTGGCCGTGCAGTCGGATTTCGCCATGCGCGTGGTGCACGTGGATCTGGACAACGTCTATGACCCGGATCCGGCGCAGCAGGAGGTCAATCTCGGCAAGCTGATCCAGCGCATGTCCGACATGGGCGCCAACACGGTGTTCCTGCAAGCCTTCGCCGATCCGCAGGGTGATGGTCTGGTGCATTCGCTGTACTTCCCCAACCGTCATCTGCCGATGCGCGCCGACCTCTTCGACCGCGTCGCCTGGCAGCTGCGTACCCGGGCCCACGTGAAGGTGTTCGCCTGGATGCCGGTGCTGAGTTTTGCGCTGGATTCGACATTGCCGCGGGTCACGCGCTGGGATCCGAAGACCGGCACTACCGCTGTCGATCCGGATCAGTACAAGCGGCTGTCACCGTTCGACCCCGAGGTGCGGCGGATCATTGGTGAGATCTACGAAGACGTGGCGCGCCTGACCTCGGTGGACGGCATTCTCTACCACGATGACGCCGTGCTGTCGGACTTCGAGGACGCCAGTCCCGAGGCCTTGAAGGCTTATGCCGCCCACGGTCTGCCGGGCTCGATTGCCGCCCTGCGTGATGATCCGGCAGCTATGCAGCGCTGGACGCGATTCAAGAGCCGCTACCTGATCGACTTCACCAATGAACTGACCGCCAAGGTGCGGGCGATCCGTGGCCCGCAGGTGCTCACCGCGCGCAACATCTTCGCCGAGCCGATTCTCAATCCCGGGAGCGAAGCGTGGTTCGCGCAGAACCTCGACGACTTCCTTGTGAGCTACGACTGGACGGCGCCGATGGCCATGCCACTCATGGAAAAGCAGACCCCTGCGCAATCCGGCCCGTGGCTGGAAGAACTGGTGGCGAAAATCAAACAACGCCCCGGTGCGCTGGATCGCACGGTGTTCGAATTGCAGGCACGGGACTGGACGAAGAAGGATCAGGCCGACATCGACGGTGCGCAACTGGCCGACTGGATGGGCCGCCTCAAGCGTCAGGGCGCCACCAGTTTCGGTTACTACCCGGACAACTTCCTCGAGAACCTGCCGGACCTGAAAACCGTGCGGCCTGCGCTCTCCAACAAATGGAACCCATGA
- the pgaC gene encoding poly-beta-1,6-N-acetyl-D-glucosamine synthase — translation MLDRLLALLVLAIVLGVPLGLIFLVTGQFLMDFVFFYPLFMSGLWISGGLYFWLHWERHWPWKDDTLPPPLEGEPLISILIPCYNEGDNAADTIHAALAQHYPNIEVIAINDGSKDNTAQVLDALAKEDPRLRVLHLAENQGKAVALRMGAIAARSEYLVCIDGDALLAPNTAAYLVAPMLDNARLGAVTGNPRIRTRSTLVGRVQVGEFSSIIGLIKRTQRVFGRIFTVSGVIVAFRRTALNRVGYWSPDMITEDIDISWKLQLDHWSIFYEPRALCWILMPETLRGLWKQRLRWAQGGAEVLFKNIRGIWQYRHRYLWPLLFEYCLSTGWAFTFLLSVIFWGVGKFVVMPEAIAVDHLMPPAFTGLLLAFVCLVQFAVSIVIDRRYEPGLGRTMFWVVWYPLVFWFISLLTTLVSFPKVLFGQHQKRARWVSPDRGIKPAGDDEEEIIK, via the coding sequence ATGCTGGATAGACTGCTGGCCCTGCTGGTTCTGGCGATTGTCCTCGGCGTACCGCTGGGGCTGATCTTCCTGGTCACCGGGCAATTCCTGATGGACTTCGTGTTCTTCTACCCGCTGTTCATGTCCGGGTTGTGGATTTCCGGTGGCCTGTACTTCTGGCTGCACTGGGAACGGCACTGGCCTTGGAAAGACGACACCCTGCCGCCACCGCTGGAAGGCGAACCGCTGATTTCGATCCTGATCCCTTGCTACAACGAGGGCGACAACGCGGCCGACACCATTCACGCGGCGCTGGCGCAGCATTACCCGAACATCGAAGTCATCGCGATCAACGACGGTTCCAAGGACAACACCGCGCAAGTGCTGGATGCGCTGGCCAAGGAAGATCCACGGCTGCGCGTGCTGCACCTGGCGGAAAACCAGGGCAAGGCCGTGGCACTGCGCATGGGCGCCATCGCGGCGCGCAGCGAATATCTGGTGTGCATCGACGGTGATGCGTTGCTGGCGCCGAACACTGCCGCTTATCTCGTGGCACCGATGCTCGACAACGCACGACTGGGCGCGGTGACCGGCAACCCGCGGATCCGCACCCGTTCGACCCTGGTCGGGCGGGTTCAGGTGGGCGAGTTTTCGTCGATCATCGGGCTGATCAAACGCACCCAGCGGGTGTTCGGGCGGATCTTCACCGTGTCGGGTGTGATCGTCGCGTTCCGCCGTACGGCGCTGAACCGGGTCGGCTACTGGAGCCCGGACATGATCACCGAAGACATCGACATCAGCTGGAAGCTGCAACTGGACCACTGGAGCATCTTCTACGAGCCCCGCGCCCTGTGCTGGATCCTGATGCCGGAAACCCTGCGCGGTCTGTGGAAGCAGCGCCTGCGCTGGGCCCAGGGCGGCGCCGAGGTGCTGTTCAAGAATATTCGCGGGATCTGGCAGTACCGTCACCGTTACCTGTGGCCACTGCTGTTCGAATACTGCCTGTCGACCGGTTGGGCATTCACCTTCCTGTTGTCGGTCATCTTCTGGGGCGTCGGCAAGTTCGTGGTCATGCCCGAAGCGATTGCGGTGGACCACCTGATGCCACCGGCATTTACCGGGCTGTTGCTGGCCTTCGTCTGCCTGGTGCAGTTCGCGGTCAGTATCGTGATCGACCGACGCTACGAGCCGGGTCTGGGCAGAACCATGTTCTGGGTGGTCTGGTATCCGTTGGTGTTCTGGTTCATCAGTCTGCTGACCACGCTGGTCAGCTTTCCGAAGGTGCTGTTCGGCCAGCATCAGAAGCGTGCGCGCTGGGTCAGCCCGGACCGGGGCATCAAACCGGCGGGCGACGACGAAGAGGAGATCATCAAATGA
- the pgaD gene encoding poly-beta-1,6-N-acetyl-D-glucosamine biosynthesis protein PgaD — MKIIRTRQRPFLVVIDVILTVLAWVGLLYLLVRGLWPLIETHAGGPRIDHSAFEALGTLQIYLWVALVNAIILISWARYQQRKSRSFAQRRLAAPVVDDDGLSKSFKLCDDRLQKLRSPGVITIHNNQDGDVSHVVPHLWPVEPAELPPPLAPLEHPRVIFLHAEDDDNREPSNRLN, encoded by the coding sequence ATGAAAATCATCCGGACCCGCCAGCGGCCATTTCTGGTGGTGATCGATGTGATCCTCACCGTGCTGGCCTGGGTCGGCCTGCTGTATCTGCTGGTGCGCGGGCTGTGGCCGCTGATCGAAACCCATGCCGGTGGCCCGCGCATCGATCATTCGGCGTTCGAAGCCCTTGGCACCTTGCAGATCTATCTATGGGTGGCGCTGGTCAACGCCATCATCCTGATTTCCTGGGCCCGCTATCAACAACGCAAAAGCCGCAGTTTCGCCCAGCGCCGGCTGGCTGCCCCGGTGGTCGACGATGACGGTCTGAGCAAAAGCTTCAAGCTGTGCGATGACCGCCTGCAGAAGCTGCGCAGCCCTGGCGTCATCACCATCCACAACAATCAGGACGGTGACGTCAGCCACGTGGTGCCGCACCTGTGGCCGGTGGAGCCAGCCGAACTGCCGCCACCGCTGGCTCCACTGGAGCACCCACGGGTGATCTTTCTGCACGCCGAGGACGACGATAACCGCGAGCCATCGAACCGGCTCAACTGA
- a CDS encoding FAD-dependent oxidoreductase, which translates to MSLHRVARFADVAQDRGLEVQIGDCKIVLLSVAGQLRAFQGECPHAGAPLAEGALCHGRLICPWHKAAFRAEDGALCEPPALDSLKRYPLELRGDEVWVDDQPLPDAHVPGLDDQRSFVIVGSGAAGTACAVALREKGFGGQIVMIDREPDAGYDRTVLSKFVLSGETPPQQIPPLRDDDFYREQHVNRVSGTVIALDAQTCTLHLADGRTLNYSAAVLATGATPNALELPGADLPQVFVLRSRAHAEQIMKIARPGQRAVIIGDSFIALECASALRQHGLDVTVLARHAIPFVAQFGEAVGKAIRALHEENGVKFIVDHPAREITGDGKVEAVLLDNGLRLSADLVLAGIGVRPATEAFASLPLENDQSIRVDAGMGVTDNLWAIGDIATFPLNGQPRRIEHWRLAQQHARIAAANMLGADEHYLDVPYFWTWHFGRNYDYLGQAGQWDAIEFMGDPEQPPFIGLFGANGLVVAAVACEQERAMALLAERMKQPLPMEEAWRLIRAVS; encoded by the coding sequence ATGTCCCTGCACCGTGTCGCCCGTTTCGCCGATGTTGCGCAAGACCGTGGCCTTGAAGTACAGATCGGCGACTGCAAGATTGTCCTGCTGAGCGTCGCCGGCCAGTTGCGCGCCTTTCAGGGCGAATGCCCACATGCCGGGGCGCCGCTGGCGGAAGGCGCCTTGTGTCATGGGCGACTGATCTGTCCCTGGCACAAGGCTGCCTTTCGCGCAGAGGACGGCGCCCTGTGCGAGCCACCGGCCCTGGACAGCCTCAAGCGGTATCCGTTGGAACTGCGTGGTGATGAAGTCTGGGTTGATGATCAACCACTGCCGGATGCCCATGTCCCCGGGCTGGACGATCAGCGAAGCTTTGTCATTGTCGGTTCCGGCGCTGCAGGAACGGCGTGCGCCGTCGCTCTGCGGGAGAAAGGCTTTGGCGGACAGATCGTGATGATCGACCGCGAACCGGACGCCGGCTACGACCGCACGGTATTGAGCAAATTTGTCCTGTCGGGAGAGACACCGCCACAGCAAATCCCGCCCTTGCGCGATGATGACTTCTACCGCGAACAACACGTCAATCGCGTGTCTGGCACAGTCATCGCGCTCGATGCCCAGACCTGCACCCTGCATCTTGCCGATGGCCGGACGCTGAACTACAGCGCCGCCGTACTCGCTACCGGAGCGACGCCCAATGCTCTGGAGCTGCCCGGTGCCGACCTGCCGCAGGTGTTTGTCCTGCGTTCCAGGGCCCACGCCGAACAGATCATGAAAATTGCACGGCCGGGACAGCGTGCCGTCATCATCGGTGACAGTTTCATCGCCCTCGAATGTGCTTCGGCGCTGCGCCAGCACGGTCTCGACGTCACGGTGCTGGCGCGCCACGCCATTCCCTTCGTGGCACAGTTCGGTGAAGCCGTGGGCAAGGCAATCCGCGCCCTCCACGAAGAGAACGGGGTGAAATTCATCGTCGATCACCCAGCCAGGGAGATCACCGGTGACGGCAAGGTCGAGGCGGTGCTACTCGATAATGGCCTGCGTCTTTCGGCGGATCTGGTGCTGGCGGGAATTGGTGTGCGCCCGGCAACCGAGGCGTTCGCATCATTGCCACTGGAGAATGACCAATCGATTCGAGTCGATGCCGGTATGGGCGTCACCGACAACCTGTGGGCCATCGGCGATATCGCCACGTTCCCGTTGAACGGCCAGCCGCGGCGCATCGAGCACTGGCGCCTGGCCCAGCAACACGCGCGGATCGCCGCCGCCAACATGCTCGGCGCCGACGAGCATTACCTCGACGTGCCGTATTTCTGGACCTGGCACTTTGGCCGCAACTACGACTATCTCGGCCAAGCCGGGCAGTGGGACGCCATCGAATTCATGGGCGACCCCGAACAGCCGCCCTTCATCGGACTCTTCGGCGCCAACGGCCTGGTGGTGGCTGCGGTGGCGTGCGAGCAGGAGCGCGCAATGGCGTTGCTGGCCGAACGCATGAAACAGCCGCTGCCCATGGAAGAGGCATGGCGGCTGATTCGCGCGGTCAGTTGA
- a CDS encoding YbhB/YbcL family Raf kinase inhibitor-like protein, whose translation MTRLTSLNPWLAAVAVALCVQFPAQAQERFTLSIPGVSDNRLFTAAAASDAAGCGGKNLSPALSWNAGPAATQSYAIVMHDPDGQKGMGVDHWVHYGIKATTRQIPAGSGTRPTFEGLGGTNSKGTTTYVGPCPPTGDSAHHYIIQIYALDLAPHALPAGLTRAQLLEKIKGHVLRNSSAVRRYHR comes from the coding sequence ATGACCCGATTGACCTCTCTCAACCCTTGGCTGGCGGCCGTTGCCGTCGCCCTTTGCGTGCAGTTCCCGGCGCAGGCCCAGGAGCGCTTCACTCTCAGCATTCCCGGTGTTTCGGACAATCGTCTGTTCACCGCAGCGGCGGCCAGCGATGCCGCCGGTTGCGGCGGCAAGAACCTGTCCCCGGCGCTGAGCTGGAACGCCGGCCCCGCCGCGACCCAGAGCTATGCCATCGTGATGCACGATCCGGACGGCCAGAAAGGCATGGGCGTCGATCACTGGGTTCACTACGGCATCAAGGCCACAACCCGGCAGATCCCGGCCGGCAGCGGCACCAGGCCGACCTTCGAAGGGCTGGGCGGTACCAACAGCAAAGGCACGACCACCTATGTCGGCCCCTGCCCGCCGACCGGCGACAGTGCCCACCACTACATCATCCAGATCTACGCCCTGGACCTTGCCCCCCACGCCTTGCCGGCCGGTCTGACCCGCGCCCAGTTGCTGGAAAAGATCAAAGGCCATGTGCTGCGCAACAGCAGTGCGGTACGGCGTTATCACCGCTGA
- a CDS encoding vWA domain-containing protein, whose amino-acid sequence MFLPSTLLRPLAAGVLLAVAGCGVSSGPESVAVPPPAQPESSPAVQHEAVVADRAMAKRSVLAAPMASFAPMPAGESYPQGYRAEQHEQYAHLADNPIHSVAETPVSTFSADVDTGAYANVRRLLNQGRLPPEGAVRLEEMVNYFPYDYALPADGSPFGVTTELAATPWNPHTRLLRIGIKASDRSVVELAPANLVFLVDVSGSMDRREGLPLVKSTLKLLVDQLREQDRVSLVVYAGESRVVLEPTSGREKAKIRTAIEQLTAGGSTAGASGIELAYQMAQQAFIPKGINRILLATDGDFNVGVSDFDSLKQMAVDKRKTGISLTTLGFGVDNYNEHLMEQLADAGDGNYAYIDNLREARKVLVDQLGSTLAVVAKNVKLQVEFNPAQVSEYRLLGYENRALKREDFSNDKVDAGEIGAGHTVTALYEIVPAGEEGWLEPLRYGKSEPAVSGKNGELAMLRVRYQKPEGGKSLLIERPIASQVAPACEDLRFAAAVAAFSQQFKDGRYTGDFSLKDTEALARGARGDDRFGLRNEFVQLVELAQSLRTSTAFNALPTERRIE is encoded by the coding sequence ATGTTCCTTCCTTCGACGCTTCTGCGACCCTTGGCTGCCGGTGTGCTGTTGGCCGTCGCCGGTTGCGGTGTTTCCTCCGGTCCGGAATCGGTCGCCGTACCGCCACCGGCACAGCCCGAATCCAGCCCTGCGGTACAGCACGAAGCGGTCGTGGCCGATCGCGCGATGGCCAAACGCAGCGTGCTTGCGGCGCCGATGGCCAGTTTTGCTCCGATGCCGGCCGGGGAAAGTTATCCACAAGGCTATCGCGCCGAGCAGCACGAACAGTATGCCCACCTGGCTGATAACCCGATCCACAGCGTTGCCGAAACACCCGTCTCGACCTTCAGTGCCGATGTGGATACCGGCGCCTACGCCAACGTTCGCCGTCTGCTCAATCAGGGACGCCTGCCGCCGGAGGGCGCGGTGCGGCTGGAGGAGATGGTCAATTATTTTCCCTACGACTACGCGCTGCCCGCCGACGGCTCGCCTTTTGGCGTGACCACGGAACTGGCGGCCACCCCGTGGAATCCGCACACCCGTTTGCTGCGCATCGGCATCAAGGCATCTGACCGCTCGGTGGTGGAGCTGGCGCCGGCCAACCTGGTGTTTCTGGTGGACGTGTCCGGTTCGATGGATCGCCGTGAAGGGCTGCCGCTGGTCAAAAGCACTTTGAAACTGCTGGTCGATCAATTGCGCGAGCAGGATCGCGTGTCGCTGGTGGTCTATGCCGGTGAATCGCGGGTGGTGCTGGAGCCGACTTCCGGGCGGGAAAAGGCGAAAATTCGCACCGCCATCGAGCAGTTGACCGCAGGAGGTTCGACCGCAGGTGCTTCCGGCATCGAACTGGCCTACCAGATGGCGCAACAGGCGTTCATCCCCAAAGGTATCAACCGCATCCTGCTGGCCACCGACGGCGACTTCAACGTCGGTGTCAGCGACTTCGACAGTCTCAAGCAGATGGCTGTGGATAAACGCAAGACCGGTATTTCCCTGACCACCCTGGGTTTCGGTGTGGATAACTACAATGAACACTTGATGGAGCAACTGGCGGATGCCGGTGATGGCAACTACGCCTACATCGACAACCTGCGCGAGGCGCGCAAGGTGTTGGTGGATCAGTTGGGTTCGACCCTTGCCGTGGTGGCGAAAAACGTCAAATTGCAGGTGGAATTCAACCCGGCGCAGGTCAGCGAATACCGGCTGCTTGGCTACGAAAATCGCGCGCTCAAGCGTGAGGATTTCAGCAATGACAAGGTCGATGCCGGTGAAATCGGTGCAGGGCACACGGTGACGGCGCTGTATGAAATTGTCCCCGCAGGCGAGGAGGGCTGGCTGGAGCCGCTGCGCTACGGTAAGTCGGAGCCGGCTGTTTCCGGGAAGAACGGAGAATTGGCGATGTTGCGTGTGCGATACCAAAAGCCGGAAGGTGGGAAAAGTCTGCTGATCGAGCGGCCGATTGCCAGTCAGGTTGCGCCCGCCTGCGAAGACCTGCGTTTTGCTGCCGCCGTCGCGGCGTTCTCCCAGCAATTCAAGGACGGTCGCTACACCGGCGATTTCAGCTTGAAGGACACCGAAGCCCTGGCCCGAGGTGCCCGTGGCGATGACCGTTTCGGCCTGCGCAACGAATTCGTGCAACTGGTGGAACTGGCGCAAAGTCTGCGGACTTCGACCGCATTCAATGCGTTGCCGACCGAGCGACGGATTGAATAG
- a CDS encoding RNA polymerase sigma factor has product MFASADSLEASSDESLLARYREGEGKAFEILYARHRQGLYRFLLGLSGKPELAEEVYQETWLSLIRSSSQPQGRATFRTWLFQIARNRLIDHWRKHGAHQPLHDSYDEQTHAVSDEASDPEQLLSLSRDNQRLDSALQTLPADQREVFLLRAHGDLDLAQIASLTETPLETVKSRLRYAQQKLRRLLAEEVLT; this is encoded by the coding sequence CTGTTTGCCAGCGCAGACAGCCTTGAGGCCAGCAGCGACGAATCGCTGCTGGCCCGATATCGCGAGGGCGAGGGCAAGGCGTTCGAAATCCTGTATGCCCGTCATCGCCAGGGCCTGTACCGGTTTCTGCTCGGGTTGAGCGGCAAGCCGGAGCTGGCCGAAGAGGTGTATCAGGAAACCTGGCTGAGCCTGATCCGCAGCAGCAGTCAGCCACAAGGCCGGGCGACTTTTCGTACCTGGTTGTTCCAGATTGCCCGCAATCGCCTGATCGACCACTGGCGCAAGCACGGCGCCCATCAGCCGTTGCATGACAGCTACGACGAGCAGACTCATGCGGTCAGCGATGAGGCGAGCGACCCCGAACAACTGCTCAGCCTCAGCCGCGACAATCAGCGCCTGGACAGCGCCCTGCAAACCCTGCCTGCCGACCAGCGCGAAGTGTTCCTGCTGCGCGCCCACGGCGACCTCGATCTGGCACAAATCGCCAGCCTCACCGAAACACCGCTGGAAACCGTCAAGAGCCGCTTGCGCTACGCCCAGCAAAAACTGCGTCGGCTGCTGGCCGAGGAGGTACTGACATGA
- the gabD gene encoding NADP-dependent succinate-semialdehyde dehydrogenase, with protein MQLKDTQLFRQQAFIDGAWVDADSGQTIKVNNPATGEILGTVPKMGAAETRRAIEAADKALPAWRALTAKERAGKLRRWFELMIEHQDDLARLMTLEQGKPLAEAKGEIVYAASFIEWFAEEAKRIYGDVIPGHQPDKRLIVIKQPIGVTAAITPWNFPAAMITRKAGPALAAGCTMVLKPASQTPFSAFALAELAQRAGIPKGVFSVVSGSAGDIGSELTSNPIVRKLSFTGSTEIGRQLMSECAKDIKKVSLELGGNAPFIVFDDADLDKAVEGAIISKYRNNGQTCVCANRLYIQDSVYDAFAEKLKAAVAKLKIGNGLEEGTTTGPLIDEKAVAKVQEHIADAVAKGATVLAGGKPMEGNFFEPTILTNVPKDAAVAKEETFGPLAPLFRFKDEAEVIAMSNDTEFGLASYFYARDLGRVFRVAEALEYGMVGVNTGLISNEVAPFGGIKASGLGREGSKYGIEDYLEIKYLCLGI; from the coding sequence ATGCAGCTTAAAGACACCCAGTTGTTCCGCCAGCAAGCCTTTATCGATGGCGCTTGGGTCGACGCGGACAGCGGTCAGACGATCAAGGTCAACAACCCGGCCACCGGCGAGATTCTGGGCACCGTGCCGAAGATGGGCGCTGCCGAAACCCGCCGCGCGATTGAAGCCGCTGACAAAGCGCTGCCGGCCTGGCGCGCACTGACCGCCAAGGAGCGTGCAGGCAAACTGCGTCGCTGGTTCGAGCTGATGATCGAGCACCAGGACGACCTCGCTCGCCTGATGACCCTCGAGCAAGGCAAACCACTGGCCGAAGCCAAGGGCGAAATCGTTTACGCCGCTTCGTTCATCGAGTGGTTCGCCGAAGAAGCCAAACGCATTTACGGCGACGTGATTCCCGGCCACCAGCCTGACAAGCGCCTGATCGTGATCAAGCAACCGATCGGCGTGACCGCCGCCATCACCCCGTGGAACTTCCCGGCGGCGATGATCACCCGTAAAGCGGGTCCGGCCCTGGCCGCCGGTTGCACCATGGTGCTCAAGCCGGCTTCGCAAACCCCGTTCTCCGCTTTCGCCCTGGCCGAACTGGCCCAGCGCGCCGGCATCCCCAAAGGTGTGTTCAGCGTGGTGTCCGGCAGCGCCGGCGACATCGGCAGCGAACTGACCAGCAACCCGATCGTGCGCAAACTGTCCTTCACCGGTTCGACCGAAATCGGCCGTCAGCTGATGTCGGAATGCGCCAAGGACATCAAGAAAGTTTCCCTGGAACTGGGCGGCAACGCGCCATTCATCGTGTTCGACGATGCGGACCTGGATAAGGCCGTCGAAGGCGCGATCATTTCCAAGTACCGCAACAACGGCCAGACCTGCGTCTGCGCCAACCGTCTGTACATTCAGGATTCGGTCTACGACGCGTTCGCCGAGAAGCTGAAAGCGGCCGTCGCCAAACTGAAGATCGGCAACGGTCTGGAAGAGGGCACCACCACGGGTCCGCTGATCGACGAGAAAGCTGTGGCCAAGGTGCAAGAGCATATCGCTGACGCCGTGGCCAAAGGTGCCACCGTGCTGGCCGGCGGCAAGCCGATGGAAGGCAACTTCTTCGAGCCGACCATCCTGACCAACGTGCCGAAAGACGCGGCTGTGGCCAAGGAAGAAACCTTCGGTCCGCTGGCGCCGCTGTTCCGCTTCAAAGACGAGGCCGAAGTGATCGCGATGTCGAACGACACCGAATTCGGCCTGGCTTCCTACTTCTACGCTCGCGACCTGGGCCGTGTGTTCCGTGTGGCTGAAGCGCTGGAATACGGCATGGTCGGCGTCAACACCGGGCTGATCTCCAACGAAGTCGCACCGTTCGGCGGGATCAAGGCCTCGGGCCTGGGCCGTGAAGGCTCCAAGTACGGCATCGAAGATTACCTGGAAATCAAATACCTCTGCCTGGGCATCTAA